Proteins encoded by one window of Mus musculus strain C57BL/6J chromosome 10, GRCm38.p6 C57BL/6J:
- the Slc39a5 gene encoding zinc transporter ZIP5 isoform X1, which translates to MGPPVHHLLTGLCVGVALGWVGGSVPNLGPAEQEQNHYLAQLFGLYGENGTLTAGGLARLLHSLGLGRVQGLRLGHHEPPTGRAAPTSGDNFTHRLQEPELSVDIWAGMPLGPSGWGDQEESKAPDLHGSGPSSLDLFQRLLLLDHSLADHLNEDCLNGSQLLVNFGLSPVAPLTPRQFALLCPALLYQIDSRVCIKTPAPAPPGDVLSALLHSGLAVLFLSLPAPLSLLLLRLLGPRLLRPVLGFLGALAVGTLCGDALLHLLPHAQGGRHTGPSEQSEEDLGPGLSVLGGLFLLFMLENTLGLVRHRGLRPRCCRNKRDLGEPNPDPEDGSGMVLRPLQAASEPEVQGQRENRQSSPSLAPPGHQGHSHEHRGGSIAWMVLLGDCLHNLTDGLALGAAFSDGFSSGLSTTLAVFCHELPHELGDFAMLLQEGLSFRKLLLLSLVSGALGLGGAALGVGLSLGPVPLTPWVFGTTAGVFLYVALVDMLPTLLRPPEPLPVFHVLLQGLGLLLGGSLMFTIALLEEQLVPTVPDG; encoded by the exons ATGGGGCCCCCAGTACATCATCTGCTGACTGGCCTATGTGTGGGGGTGGCCTTGGGCTGGGTAGGAGGCTCCGTCCCAAACCTGGGCCCAGCTGAACAGGAACAGAACCACTACCTGGCCCAGTTGTTTGGTCTATATGGAGAGAACGGGACACTGACTGCAGGGGGCCTGGCGCGGCTTCTCCACAGCCTAGGACTAGGCCGAGTCCAGGGGCTCCGTCTGGGACACCATGAGCCTCCAACTGGGCGGGCTGCACCCACAAGTGGAGACAATTTCACACACAG gctgcaagagccggAGCTGAGTGTGGACATCTGGGCAGGAATGCCTCTGGGCCCTTCAGGTTGGGGTGACCAGGAGGAATCAAAGGCTCCTGACCTGCACGGGTCAGGGCCCTCGAGCCTAGACCTCTTCCAGAGGCTTCTGCTGTTGGACCATTCGTTGGCTGACCATCTGAATGAGGAT TGTCTGAATGGCTCCCAGCTGCTGGTCAATTTTGGACTGAGCCCTGTTGCTCCTCTGACCCCTCGTCAGTTCGCTCTGCTGTGCCCAGCCCTGCTTTATCAGATTGACAGCCGTGTTTGCATCAAAACCCCAGCTCCAGCACCTCCGGGGGATGTACTGTCTG ccctgcttcACAGTGGCCTGGCAGTCCTGTTCCTCAgcctccctgctcccctctctCTGCTGTTGCTGCGGCTCCTGGGACCTCGTCTGTTGCGGCCAGTGCTGGGCTTCCTGGGGGCCCTGGCCGTGGGTACTCTCTGTGGGGATGCCCTGCTACACCTGCTCCCACAT GCGCAAGGAGGGCGGCACACAGGACCTAGTGAGCAATCAGAGGAGGACCTGGGTCCGGGACTGTCGGTGCTTGGTGGCCTCTTCCTGCTCTTCATGCTAGAGAACACACTAGGACTTGTGCGGCACAGAGGGCTCAGGCCA AGATGCTGCAGGAACAAAAGGGATCTTGGAGAACCAAACCCTGACCCAGAGGATGGCAGTGGGATGGTCCTTCGACCCCTACAGGCAGCTTCAG AACCAGAGGTTCAGGGCCAGAGGGAGAACAGACAGTCCTCACCATCTCTAGCCCCTCCTGGGCACCAAGGCCACAGCCATGAGCACCGGGGTGGCAGTATCGCATGGATGGTCCTCCTGGGAGATTGCCTGCACAACCTCACCGACGGGCTGGCATTAG GTGCTGCTTTCTCAGACGGCTTCTCCAGTGGCCTCAGCACTACCCTAGCAGTCTTCTGCCACGAGCTGCCCCACGAACTGG GTGACTTTGCCATGCTGCTTCAGGAAGGGTTATCCTTTcggaagctgctgctgctgagcctCGTTTCTGGAGCCCTGGGACTGGGGGGTGCAGCCCTGGGGGTGGGGCTCAGCTTGGGCCCTGTGCCCCTCACCCCCTGGGTGTTTGGGACCACGGCTGGGGTTTTCCTCTATGTGGCCCTAGTGGATATG CTGCCAACCCTGCTTCGTCCTCCTGAGCCCCTGCCTGTGTTCCACGTGCTTCTGCAGGGGCTGGGGCTGCTACTGGGGGGCAGCCTCATGTTTACCATAGCCCTATTGGAGGAGCAGCTAGTGCCCACGGTTCCTGACGGCTGA
- the Slc39a5 gene encoding zinc transporter ZIP5 isoform X2 yields the protein MGPPVHHLLTGLCVGVALGWVGGSVPNLGPAEQEQNHYLAQLFGLYGENGTLTAGGLARLLHSLGLGRVQGLRLGHHEPPTGRAAPTSGDNFTHRLQEPELSVDIWAGMPLGPSGWGDQEESKAPDLHGSGPSSLDLFQRLLLLDHSLADHLNEDCLNGSQLLVNFGLSPVAPLTPRQFALLCPALLYQIDSRVCIKTPAPAPPGDVLSALLHSGLAVLFLSLPAPLSLLLLRLLGPRLLRPVLGFLGALAVGTLCGDALLHLLPHAQGGRHTGPSEQSEEDLGPGLSVLGGLFLLFMLENTLGLVRHRGLRPNQRFRARGRTDSPHHL from the exons ATGGGGCCCCCAGTACATCATCTGCTGACTGGCCTATGTGTGGGGGTGGCCTTGGGCTGGGTAGGAGGCTCCGTCCCAAACCTGGGCCCAGCTGAACAGGAACAGAACCACTACCTGGCCCAGTTGTTTGGTCTATATGGAGAGAACGGGACACTGACTGCAGGGGGCCTGGCGCGGCTTCTCCACAGCCTAGGACTAGGCCGAGTCCAGGGGCTCCGTCTGGGACACCATGAGCCTCCAACTGGGCGGGCTGCACCCACAAGTGGAGACAATTTCACACACAG gctgcaagagccggAGCTGAGTGTGGACATCTGGGCAGGAATGCCTCTGGGCCCTTCAGGTTGGGGTGACCAGGAGGAATCAAAGGCTCCTGACCTGCACGGGTCAGGGCCCTCGAGCCTAGACCTCTTCCAGAGGCTTCTGCTGTTGGACCATTCGTTGGCTGACCATCTGAATGAGGAT TGTCTGAATGGCTCCCAGCTGCTGGTCAATTTTGGACTGAGCCCTGTTGCTCCTCTGACCCCTCGTCAGTTCGCTCTGCTGTGCCCAGCCCTGCTTTATCAGATTGACAGCCGTGTTTGCATCAAAACCCCAGCTCCAGCACCTCCGGGGGATGTACTGTCTG ccctgcttcACAGTGGCCTGGCAGTCCTGTTCCTCAgcctccctgctcccctctctCTGCTGTTGCTGCGGCTCCTGGGACCTCGTCTGTTGCGGCCAGTGCTGGGCTTCCTGGGGGCCCTGGCCGTGGGTACTCTCTGTGGGGATGCCCTGCTACACCTGCTCCCACAT GCGCAAGGAGGGCGGCACACAGGACCTAGTGAGCAATCAGAGGAGGACCTGGGTCCGGGACTGTCGGTGCTTGGTGGCCTCTTCCTGCTCTTCATGCTAGAGAACACACTAGGACTTGTGCGGCACAGAGGGCTCAGGCCA AACCAGAGGTTCAGGGCCAGAGGGAGAACAGACAGTCCTCACCATCTCTAG
- the Nabp2 gene encoding SOSS complex subunit B1 isoform 1 (isoform 1 is encoded by transcript variant 1), with protein sequence MTTETFVKDIKPGLKNLNLIFIVLETGRVTKTKDGHEVRTCKVADKTGSINISVWDDVGNLIQPGDIIRLTKGYASVFKGCLTLYTGRGGDLQKIGEFCMVYSEVPNFSEPNPEYNTQQAPNKSVQNNDNSPTAPQATTGPPAASPASENQNGNGLSTQLGPVGGPHPSHTPSHPPSTRITRSQPNHTPSGPPGPSSNPVSNGKETRRSSKR encoded by the exons ATGACGACCGAGACCTTCGTGAAGGATATCAAGCCCGGGCTCAAGAATCTGAATCTTATCTTCATTGTACTGGAGACAG GCCGGGTGACCAAGACAAAGGACGGACACGAGGTTCGGACCTGTAAAGTGGCAGACAAAACGGGCAGCATCAACATCTCAGTATGGGACGATGTGGGCAACCTGATCCAACCTGGGGACATTATCCGACTCACCAAAGG GTATGCTTCAGTGTTCAAAGGTTGTCTGACACTGTACACTGGCCGTGGGGGCGATCTGCAGAAGATTGGAGA ATTCTGTATGGTTTATTCCGAAGTCCCTAATTTCAGTGAGCCCAATCCAGAGTATAACACGCAGCAGGCGCCCAACAAATCG gTGCAGAACAATGACAACAGCCCTACTGCCCCACAAGCGACCACGGGACCCCCTGCTGCCTCTCCAG CTTCCGAGAACCAGAACGGAAATGGACTGAGCACCCAGCTAGGTCCTGTGGGTGGCCCCCATCCTTCTCACACCCCCTCACATCCCCCCAGCACCCGAATCACTCGAAGTCAACCCAACCACACGCCTTCCGGCCCTCCTGGCCCCTCCAGCAACCCTGTCAGCAACGGCAAAGAAACCCGAAGAAGCAGCAAGAGATAG
- the Nabp2 gene encoding SOSS complex subunit B1 isoform X2, whose product MVYSEVPNFSEPNPEYNTQQAPNKSVQNNDNSPTAPQATTGPPAASPASENQNGNGLSTQLGPVGGPHPSHTPSHPPSTRITRSQPNHTPSGPPGPSSNPVSNGKETRRSSKR is encoded by the exons ATGGTTTATTCCGAAGTCCCTAATTTCAGTGAGCCCAATCCAGAGTATAACACGCAGCAGGCGCCCAACAAATCG gTGCAGAACAATGACAACAGCCCTACTGCCCCACAAGCGACCACGGGACCCCCTGCTGCCTCTCCAG CTTCCGAGAACCAGAACGGAAATGGACTGAGCACCCAGCTAGGTCCTGTGGGTGGCCCCCATCCTTCTCACACCCCCTCACATCCCCCCAGCACCCGAATCACTCGAAGTCAACCCAACCACACGCCTTCCGGCCCTCCTGGCCCCTCCAGCAACCCTGTCAGCAACGGCAAAGAAACCCGAAGAAGCAGCAAGAGATAG